In a genomic window of Flavobacteriales bacterium:
- a CDS encoding cytochrome c oxidase subunit 3, whose product MSAEVTTTTNIWGGGNKPMNASYGKLMMWFFILTDALTFSGFLVAYGFARFKFGDIWPVAEDVFTHFPGLHGNHPLLFVALMTFILIMSSVTMVLAVHHGHRMRKKQVVLWMALTIVGGAIFLGSQAWEWMHFIMGTDAGAFLLADGTVAHLFEAGQIIEGRNIQLFADAGATLTSDHALVNNVLKVGEQVIYVDQAKINALVETGEKIYGANLHHNEYGHPLFADFFFFITGFHGFHVFTGVLINVIIFVNVLRDTYEKRGHYEMIEKVGLYWHFVDLVWVFVFTFFYLI is encoded by the coding sequence ATGTCAGCAGAAGTAACAACTACTACAAACATATGGGGTGGAGGTAACAAACCCATGAATGCCAGCTATGGAAAACTGATGATGTGGTTTTTCATCCTAACGGATGCATTGACTTTTTCAGGATTTCTTGTAGCCTACGGATTTGCCAGATTCAAATTTGGAGATATTTGGCCAGTTGCCGAAGATGTATTTACCCATTTCCCTGGTTTACACGGGAATCATCCTCTATTATTTGTTGCCCTTATGACATTTATTCTGATTATGTCATCAGTAACAATGGTTTTGGCTGTACATCACGGTCATAGAATGAGAAAAAAACAAGTCGTTCTTTGGATGGCATTGACAATTGTAGGAGGGGCAATCTTCCTTGGTTCTCAAGCTTGGGAATGGATGCACTTTATTATGGGAACAGACGCTGGAGCATTTCTCTTGGCTGATGGAACTGTAGCACACCTTTTTGAAGCAGGTCAAATTATTGAGGGTAGAAATATCCAACTATTTGCAGATGCAGGTGCAACGCTTACTTCAGATCATGCATTGGTAAACAATGTGTTGAAAGTAGGGGAGCAAGTCATTTATGTGGATCAAGCAAAAATAAACGCCCTTGTAGAAACAGGAGAAAAAATATATGGAGCCAATCTTCATCACAACGAATATGGGCATCCATTATTCGCTGATTTCTTCTTCTTTATAACAGGTTTCCATGGTTTCCACGTATTTACAGGAGTTTTGATTAACGTAATCATCTTTGTAAATGTTCTTAGAGACACTTATGAAAAAAGAGGACACTACGAAATGATCGAAAAAGTAGGACTTTACTGGCACTTTGTTGACCTTGTATGGGTATTTGTATTTACCTTCTTCTACCTTATCTGA